From Cecembia calidifontis, one genomic window encodes:
- the dnaN gene encoding DNA polymerase III subunit beta, protein MKFIVSSSALLKQLSAINGVVTTNPVVPILENFLFEIKDGKLTITASDLQTSMMTEIDVEAKEDGNIAVPAKILIETLKNLPEQPVTFSIDHDTYSIEISSDNGRYKLAGENATDFPKIPTVTNATAVDMSTEVLSSAISNTIFATSNDELRPAMTGVYINLSSTNATFVATDGHRLVRYRRVDVASADPASLIIPRKALNLLKSTLPSENVPVSLEFNNSNAYFKFNSIKMICRLIDERFPDYENVIPVDNPNHMTIDRLDFLGSLRRIAIYANKTTHQVRLKLTGSELQISAEDLDFSNEANERLSCEHDGEDIEIGFNAKFLVEMLNNLDSKQVTLQFSAPNRAGLIVPSETSENEDILMLVMPVMLNNYV, encoded by the coding sequence ATGAAATTTATTGTTTCTTCTTCTGCCCTTTTGAAGCAGCTTTCAGCAATCAACGGCGTAGTCACCACCAATCCGGTTGTTCCTATACTGGAAAACTTTCTCTTTGAAATTAAGGACGGAAAACTGACTATTACTGCCTCTGATTTGCAGACTTCCATGATGACAGAAATTGACGTGGAAGCAAAAGAAGACGGAAACATTGCAGTTCCTGCAAAGATCCTGATCGAAACATTAAAAAACCTTCCGGAACAGCCCGTTACCTTCAGTATTGATCATGACACCTACAGTATTGAAATCAGTTCTGACAACGGCCGATACAAACTCGCTGGAGAAAATGCTACCGATTTCCCAAAAATCCCTACGGTGACCAATGCGACAGCAGTAGATATGTCTACGGAAGTCTTGAGCTCTGCCATCAGCAATACCATCTTTGCGACCAGCAATGATGAATTGAGACCTGCTATGACAGGGGTGTATATCAACCTGAGCAGCACCAATGCTACATTTGTGGCTACTGATGGCCACAGATTGGTAAGGTATAGAAGGGTGGACGTCGCTTCTGCAGATCCAGCGAGCCTGATAATCCCAAGGAAGGCGCTTAATCTTTTGAAGTCAACCCTGCCATCAGAAAACGTACCGGTATCTCTTGAATTCAATAACTCTAACGCTTATTTCAAATTCAACAGCATAAAAATGATCTGTAGGCTGATTGATGAGCGCTTCCCGGATTATGAAAATGTAATCCCTGTGGACAATCCTAACCACATGACCATTGACCGATTGGATTTCTTAGGTTCATTGAGAAGGATAGCCATCTATGCCAACAAAACCACCCATCAGGTAAGGTTGAAGTTGACAGGAAGTGAGTTGCAAATCTCTGCCGAAGACCTGGATTTCTCCAACGAAGCCAACGAAAGGCTTTCCTGTGAACATGACGGTGAGGATATCGAAATCGGCTTCAATGCCAAATTCTTGGTTGAAATGCTGAATAACCTGGACTCCAAACAGGTTACCTTGCAATTCTCTGCGCCAAACCGTGCCGGATTAATCGTGCCTTCAGAAACTTCAGAAAACGAAGACATCCTGATGCTGGTAATGCCGGTCATGTTGAACAATTACGTATAA
- the gldG gene encoding gliding motility-associated ABC transporter substrate-binding protein GldG, giving the protein MKKGKFSSIGKSLALIFTVIVLIGILVRIFPFRLDLTEEKKYSLHPSSIEVLKSLQEPIEVEILLTGKLPGGMRRLQRAIEETVRTFNAYSKQKITFFYEDPLTLPEDIREDYIVGLAEYGINPTNLFITEDGGQKSKLIFPGVIVRTEEFETGALLLKGEKGMGPDEILNQSIENLEFELIQAIRKVSIGQEKSIGMTISHGEMTEDDGFGIVEALVDQHEVFKVPLAEATKAEDLDPFDVIIVAGLKEAFSEKEIYFLDQYLMQGGNLIFLVDAMEYNLAEAGGEGTIAMPREHGLDQLLFRYGIRVNKDLIQDLDFGYHPVIAGNFGDQEQIIPLPWPFYVAAGRMAKHPITKGLDQVMFRFVSSLDTVKADGIKKTPLIFGSDFSRKMPAPVRIAFEDMSREPNLNEFGSKNLPLLYLLEGEFTSLFKNRFLPDGINKTSFRENSSEGRVLVAGTGLLFKSQKSFMDGNPLPLGEDPFNNTQYANRQLLQNAVNYLLEPDGIMATRTKVLQIRPLNKIKVREEKTKWQAINVLAPVLFFIVLGLIWTGLRKRKFSK; this is encoded by the coding sequence ATGAAAAAGGGCAAATTTTCATCCATTGGCAAAAGCCTTGCACTGATCTTTACGGTTATTGTGCTGATAGGAATATTGGTAAGGATTTTCCCGTTCAGGTTAGACCTAACAGAAGAAAAAAAGTACAGCCTGCACCCATCCAGCATCGAGGTTTTGAAATCACTGCAAGAACCGATCGAGGTAGAAATCCTCTTGACTGGAAAGCTGCCCGGAGGCATGCGCAGGCTTCAGCGGGCTATAGAGGAAACAGTCCGAACCTTTAATGCTTACAGCAAACAAAAGATCACCTTTTTCTATGAAGATCCCCTGACCCTACCCGAAGATATCAGGGAAGATTATATCGTAGGTTTGGCTGAATATGGGATCAACCCCACCAATCTGTTCATCACTGAAGATGGGGGACAGAAAAGCAAACTGATTTTTCCAGGGGTAATAGTCAGGACTGAGGAATTTGAGACAGGTGCTCTCCTTTTAAAGGGGGAAAAAGGAATGGGGCCTGATGAAATCCTGAACCAATCCATAGAAAACCTTGAATTTGAACTGATCCAGGCTATAAGGAAAGTGAGCATTGGTCAGGAAAAATCCATCGGAATGACCATCAGCCATGGAGAAATGACCGAGGATGATGGGTTTGGGATAGTCGAAGCTTTGGTAGACCAGCATGAGGTCTTTAAAGTTCCTTTGGCGGAGGCTACCAAAGCAGAAGACTTGGATCCTTTTGATGTGATTATTGTGGCAGGGCTTAAGGAGGCTTTCTCCGAAAAAGAAATTTATTTCTTAGACCAATACCTCATGCAGGGAGGCAATCTGATTTTCTTGGTGGATGCCATGGAATACAACCTGGCAGAGGCTGGAGGAGAAGGAACCATTGCCATGCCAAGAGAACATGGTTTGGACCAGCTACTATTCCGCTATGGAATCCGTGTCAACAAAGACCTGATCCAGGACCTGGATTTTGGCTACCATCCGGTCATTGCGGGAAATTTTGGGGACCAAGAGCAAATCATTCCCCTTCCTTGGCCATTTTATGTGGCCGCAGGAAGAATGGCAAAGCACCCAATTACCAAAGGATTGGATCAGGTGATGTTCAGGTTTGTCTCAAGTTTAGATACCGTAAAAGCAGATGGGATTAAAAAAACGCCATTGATTTTCGGTTCCGATTTCAGCCGCAAAATGCCAGCCCCTGTCAGAATAGCTTTTGAAGATATGTCCCGGGAGCCAAATCTCAATGAATTTGGTTCCAAAAACCTTCCTCTGCTTTATTTGTTGGAAGGAGAATTTACCTCCTTATTCAAAAATAGGTTTCTACCGGATGGAATCAATAAAACTTCTTTCCGGGAAAACTCCAGTGAAGGAAGGGTATTGGTAGCAGGAACCGGTCTTTTGTTTAAAAGTCAAAAGTCATTTATGGACGGAAATCCTTTACCCTTGGGAGAGGATCCCTTTAACAATACCCAATATGCCAACCGCCAACTGCTCCAAAATGCAGTAAACTACCTTTTGGAACCGGATGGTATCATGGCTACCAGGACAAAAGTCTTACAAATCAGACCATTGAACAAAATCAAGGTGCGGGAAGAAAAAACCAAATGGCAGGCTATCAATGTCTTGGCACCGGTTCTTTTCTTCATTGTCCTTGGACTAATTTGGACAGGGTTGCGAAAAAGAAAGTTCAGCAAATAG
- a CDS encoding DUF5686 and carboxypeptidase regulatory-like domain-containing protein, translating into MRNFTVIFILGGILLFPSIVKAQGIRGKVINEKGEALPFASVYVRNLGEGIPTNLNGEYELRLKKGVYDVVAQYLGFATQVQTAVVLEDWVNLDFTLKEQVYALQEVTVKTNQEDPALTIMRKAISKAKFHRLQVQEYSMMVYLKGTGKLTNAPFFLKKELEKDGFKLNEAYTSESVSQVTFRQPNTVEEKVISIRTSGDDNNISPAPYLATSFYNPKINEAISPLSPSAFAYYRFKYEGSFIENDVMVNKIRVTPRSKGERVFEGHIYIIENLWAIHSLDLTTSLLGFQIGIKQLYQPVAENVWMPSTHTYTFGGKIFGFAGEYQYLASTRDYKVTLNPDLIVDTKIIDEKVDEIPKDVIKLDKSLSSLEQMAQADKMTRKDFRKLVNTYEKEALKERENVEVISERKYSIDSLATKRSLSYWDSIRPVKLTEAEIKGYRRDDSLAVVEAAKKSEVDSVAKQSRRKFQPMEILTGGRYYFGKGRSAGFHSNMNRLSFNTVEGFKFGLAGFYRIEKSTKMADSVTNHVRSWNFRPEFRYGFSSQQPYGMLEIRRSITKGEKAHSFGLGGGKFIYQFNADNPISEQVNAFYSLLLRQNYMKLYEQDFVKGYFYKRFNDALTYRGSVTYANRSSLENNSDFSWYRRPERVYTPNQPENIEADVNAFQNHRALIWQNSLEWRPGLKYSVRNGRKRPVYSSAPLVNVHYTKALPGFLNDPMAADFDWVEAGIEHFFNFGVSCKLDFNLKAGSFLNNNRVYFMDFKHFGGNRTIFANMGVASNYRFLDYYQYSTQTEYVSAIVHYQFRKFLLTQLPMLRFSGVRENIFFNYLKTQNSPDYWELGYSLDNLFRIFRLEVGAGFENGNYQRSGVRFGIASFINISIDD; encoded by the coding sequence ATGCGTAACTTCACGGTCATTTTTATCCTTGGTGGAATTTTACTTTTTCCGTCCATTGTAAAAGCCCAAGGAATCAGGGGCAAGGTAATCAATGAAAAAGGAGAAGCCCTACCTTTTGCTTCTGTTTATGTTCGGAATCTGGGAGAGGGAATACCCACCAATCTCAATGGAGAATATGAGCTCAGGCTAAAAAAGGGAGTTTATGATGTGGTCGCCCAATACCTGGGCTTTGCTACCCAAGTGCAGACTGCTGTGGTCTTAGAGGATTGGGTCAATCTTGATTTCACCCTAAAGGAACAGGTTTATGCGCTGCAAGAGGTTACCGTCAAAACCAATCAGGAAGATCCTGCCCTGACCATCATGCGCAAGGCCATCTCCAAGGCCAAATTCCATAGATTGCAGGTGCAGGAGTACAGCATGATGGTTTACCTGAAAGGAACAGGTAAACTTACCAATGCACCTTTTTTCCTAAAGAAAGAACTAGAAAAAGACGGCTTCAAACTCAATGAAGCTTATACCAGCGAGTCGGTTTCTCAGGTTACTTTCCGCCAACCCAATACGGTTGAGGAAAAAGTCATCAGCATCCGAACAAGTGGAGACGACAACAACATCTCGCCTGCCCCTTATCTGGCCACGAGTTTTTACAACCCAAAAATCAATGAGGCCATCTCCCCTCTGTCACCCTCTGCCTTTGCCTATTACCGCTTTAAATATGAGGGCTCCTTTATCGAAAATGATGTAATGGTCAATAAAATCAGGGTTACTCCCAGATCAAAAGGGGAACGGGTTTTTGAAGGGCATATTTACATCATCGAAAATCTTTGGGCCATCCATAGCCTTGACTTGACTACCTCTCTGTTGGGATTCCAGATAGGTATCAAACAACTCTACCAACCGGTAGCTGAAAATGTCTGGATGCCCTCTACTCATACTTATACCTTTGGAGGGAAAATTTTCGGCTTTGCAGGAGAGTACCAATATCTGGCTTCCACAAGGGATTACAAAGTCACCCTCAATCCTGACCTGATCGTGGACACCAAAATCATTGATGAAAAGGTCGATGAAATCCCTAAGGATGTAATCAAACTGGACAAAAGCCTCAGCAGCCTGGAGCAAATGGCCCAAGCGGACAAAATGACCAGAAAAGATTTCCGAAAGTTGGTCAATACCTATGAAAAGGAAGCGCTCAAGGAAAGAGAAAATGTTGAAGTGATATCCGAACGGAAATACAGTATTGACTCCCTTGCCACCAAAAGAAGCCTTTCCTATTGGGACAGCATCCGGCCGGTCAAACTCACAGAAGCGGAAATCAAAGGATACAGGAGAGATGATAGTCTTGCAGTAGTAGAAGCTGCCAAAAAATCAGAAGTGGATTCTGTGGCCAAGCAATCCAGAAGAAAATTCCAGCCCATGGAAATCCTTACCGGCGGCAGGTATTACTTTGGTAAGGGCAGGTCTGCAGGCTTCCATTCCAATATGAACCGTCTTTCCTTCAATACAGTGGAAGGCTTTAAATTTGGATTGGCAGGATTTTATAGAATAGAAAAGTCCACCAAAATGGCCGATTCGGTCACTAACCATGTGCGTTCCTGGAATTTCAGACCGGAATTCAGGTATGGATTCTCCAGCCAGCAGCCCTATGGCATGCTTGAAATACGGAGATCAATCACCAAAGGAGAAAAGGCACATAGTTTTGGACTGGGCGGTGGGAAATTCATTTATCAGTTCAATGCGGACAACCCCATCTCAGAGCAGGTCAACGCCTTTTACTCCCTGCTGCTCAGACAAAACTACATGAAGCTCTATGAACAGGATTTTGTAAAGGGATATTTTTACAAAAGGTTCAATGATGCGCTGACTTACAGGGGAAGTGTTACTTACGCCAATAGAAGCAGTTTAGAAAACAATTCAGATTTCAGTTGGTACAGACGTCCTGAACGGGTCTATACTCCCAATCAACCCGAAAATATCGAGGCTGATGTTAATGCTTTTCAAAACCACAGGGCATTGATCTGGCAAAACTCACTGGAATGGAGACCGGGATTGAAATACAGTGTTAGAAACGGAAGGAAAAGACCCGTCTACAGTTCTGCCCCATTGGTCAATGTGCATTACACCAAAGCCCTTCCTGGTTTTTTGAATGATCCTATGGCTGCAGACTTTGATTGGGTAGAAGCAGGAATCGAGCATTTCTTCAATTTTGGGGTAAGCTGTAAACTGGATTTCAACCTAAAAGCAGGCAGCTTCCTCAACAACAACCGGGTGTATTTCATGGATTTCAAACACTTTGGTGGAAACAGGACTATATTTGCCAATATGGGAGTGGCTTCGAATTACCGCTTCCTGGATTATTACCAATACAGCACCCAGACCGAATATGTGAGTGCCATTGTGCATTATCAGTTTAGAAAGTTTTTATTGACCCAGTTGCCGATGCTGCGTTTTTCCGGGGTTAGGGAAAATATCTTTTTCAATTACCTGAAAACACAGAACTCACCAGATTATTGGGAACTGGGCTATTCTTTGGATAACCTTTTCCGCATTTTCCGCCTGGAAGTGGGTGCAGGGTTTGAAAACGGCAATTACCAAAGGAGTGGTGTTCGCTTCGGTATTGCCAGCTTTATCAATATCAGCATTGATGACTGA
- the gldF gene encoding gliding motility-associated ABC transporter permease subunit GldF has translation MLALYWKEVNGFFSNLSGYLILSVFLVSIGLIVWVFPDTSVLEYGFADLEPLFFYTPYVFIFLIPAITMKMIAEEKKSGTWELLMTSPLSIRKIILAKYLAALTLIVIALLPTLIYYFSMVELGNPPGNIDHAGFFGSWVGLVLISAVFASIGILGSALTSHQMVAFIWGVFISFLMYFGLTALVQLNVMSPLALFLEELSLSFHYQSMARGVIDGQNLGYFISIIVLMLGLTGIIIGKK, from the coding sequence ATGCTTGCATTGTACTGGAAGGAAGTGAATGGATTTTTCAGTAACCTCAGTGGTTATCTGATCCTATCCGTTTTCTTGGTCTCCATAGGTTTGATTGTATGGGTATTCCCTGACACCTCTGTTTTGGAATATGGATTTGCAGACCTTGAACCCCTTTTCTTTTACACACCTTACGTTTTCATTTTTCTCATTCCGGCCATCACGATGAAAATGATTGCTGAAGAAAAGAAATCAGGAACCTGGGAACTACTCATGACATCCCCATTAAGCATCCGAAAAATTATCCTTGCAAAGTATTTGGCGGCCCTGACTTTGATCGTCATTGCCCTTTTGCCTACATTGATTTATTATTTCAGCATGGTAGAATTGGGAAATCCTCCTGGAAATATAGACCACGCTGGTTTTTTTGGTTCTTGGGTAGGCCTTGTCCTGATCAGTGCCGTATTTGCTTCCATTGGAATATTGGGCTCAGCCCTCACCTCTCACCAAATGGTAGCCTTTATCTGGGGGGTGTTTATTTCCTTCCTGATGTATTTTGGACTTACTGCTTTGGTGCAACTCAATGTCATGAGCCCTCTTGCTTTGTTCCTGGAAGAATTGAGTTTAAGCTTTCACTATCAAAGTATGGCCAGGGGAGTGATTGACGGACAAAATCTCGGCTACTTTATCAGTATCATCGTGCTGATGTTGGGATTAACGGGAATAATTATCGGAAAAAAATGA
- a CDS encoding sialidase family protein, producing MAILRLSLLVFLLGTGLCHAQFMIFENIEPYVETIEFVFEENKPFAQCHASSIEKLGFGKYMIVWFAGSHEKNDDVGIWMSKGSPGNWSVPSLLIKVRNDPHWNPVLFLSPDNRLYLYFKVGKEIDDWETWVMFSEDLGVTWSDPEELVAGDKGGRGPVRNHILVLSNGAWLAPASIEKKRVWNAFVDRSDDRGESWLNSETLILDRKLITGEGVIQPALWESSPGNVHMLLRTSTGKIGRSDSKDYGRTWTPVELIDLPNNNSGIDVAQIQGETLALAFNPVGKNWGARYPMELAISQDNGLTWPIRKVIENGSEDNEFSYPSLIFEEGYLVLCYTWNRENIRFVKLRLNGN from the coding sequence ATGGCAATTTTGCGGCTAAGTCTTTTAGTCTTTCTGCTTGGTACTGGCCTTTGCCATGCGCAGTTCATGATTTTTGAGAATATAGAGCCTTATGTCGAAACTATCGAATTTGTCTTTGAAGAAAATAAACCTTTTGCCCAATGCCATGCCTCTTCCATCGAAAAGCTTGGATTTGGAAAATATATGATCGTTTGGTTTGCGGGATCCCATGAAAAGAATGATGATGTAGGGATTTGGATGTCCAAAGGAAGCCCTGGAAACTGGTCTGTACCTTCTCTTTTGATCAAAGTCCGCAATGATCCCCATTGGAATCCTGTGCTGTTTCTTTCTCCGGACAATAGACTGTATTTGTATTTTAAGGTGGGAAAAGAAATCGATGATTGGGAAACCTGGGTTATGTTTTCAGAAGATTTGGGAGTTACTTGGTCCGATCCTGAGGAATTGGTAGCAGGTGATAAAGGAGGGAGAGGACCAGTACGTAATCATATCTTGGTATTATCCAATGGTGCTTGGCTGGCTCCGGCTTCCATAGAAAAGAAAAGGGTTTGGAATGCTTTTGTAGACAGATCTGATGACAGGGGGGAAAGTTGGTTGAATTCTGAAACCCTGATTTTGGACAGAAAACTAATTACTGGGGAAGGGGTCATCCAACCTGCTCTTTGGGAATCTTCCCCTGGAAATGTGCACATGCTTCTGAGAACCTCTACAGGTAAAATAGGCAGAAGTGATTCCAAGGATTATGGCCGTACCTGGACTCCGGTGGAATTGATTGATTTGCCCAATAACAATTCGGGGATAGATGTGGCACAAATTCAGGGAGAAACCTTGGCTTTGGCATTTAACCCTGTCGGAAAGAACTGGGGGGCAAGGTATCCCATGGAATTGGCCATTTCTCAAGATAATGGATTGACCTGGCCAATAAGGAAAGTAATAGAAAATGGAAGCGAAGACAATGAGTTTTCTTATCCTTCCTTGATTTTTGAGGAAGGGTATCTGGTGTTATGCTACACTTGGAACAGGGAGAATATCCGTTTTGTCAAGCTCAGGTTGAACGGGAACTAG
- the gldA gene encoding gliding motility-associated ABC transporter ATP-binding subunit GldA: protein MSLEVIRLTKIYGQQKALDEVSFTAEKGQVLGFLGPNGAGKSTTMKIATGYLLPDSGEVKINGISVLEKPKEVSKLVGYLPEHNPLYLDMYVREFLYFIGGLYGLSKQALDSRITELLSLCGLENESHKKIGQLSKGYRQRVGLAKALVHDPEVIILDEPTTGLDPNQLVEIRKLIKDVSQNKTLILSTHIMQEVEALCDKVVIINKGKIVASDLLKNLKKEAGKSTLLIEVEEKLELEWFSSLGEVSFIEGNNSCMAIEVEDSAVARKEALQLLQERNLSLVSIQLKERNLESIFHQITQNS from the coding sequence ATGTCCTTAGAAGTTATCCGACTGACCAAGATTTACGGCCAACAAAAAGCACTGGATGAGGTATCATTTACCGCAGAAAAAGGGCAGGTTCTGGGATTTTTGGGACCCAACGGTGCCGGAAAATCCACCACCATGAAAATTGCCACCGGCTATTTGCTGCCAGATTCAGGCGAAGTTAAAATCAATGGCATTTCTGTATTGGAAAAGCCAAAGGAAGTCAGCAAGTTGGTGGGCTACCTTCCCGAGCACAACCCCCTATACCTGGACATGTATGTGAGGGAATTCCTTTACTTCATTGGGGGCTTATACGGTCTTTCTAAACAAGCTTTGGATAGTAGGATAACTGAACTCCTTTCACTTTGTGGACTGGAAAATGAATCCCACAAAAAAATCGGACAGCTCTCCAAAGGCTACCGTCAAAGGGTCGGACTGGCAAAAGCTCTGGTCCATGACCCGGAAGTCATCATCCTGGATGAACCTACCACTGGTCTGGATCCCAATCAGTTGGTGGAAATCAGAAAACTGATCAAAGATGTAAGCCAAAACAAAACCCTCATTCTCAGCACCCACATCATGCAGGAAGTGGAAGCCCTATGTGATAAGGTGGTCATCATCAATAAAGGAAAAATTGTGGCCTCTGATCTGCTCAAAAACCTGAAAAAGGAAGCAGGAAAATCCACACTTTTAATTGAAGTGGAAGAAAAACTCGAACTGGAATGGTTTTCTAGTTTAGGAGAAGTATCATTTATAGAGGGAAACAATTCTTGTATGGCCATTGAAGTGGAAGACAGCGCTGTAGCCAGAAAAGAGGCCCTACAACTTTTACAGGAAAGAAACCTCAGCCTGGTGAGCATTCAATTGAAGGAGCGCAACCTGGAAAGTATTTTTCACCAAATCACCCAAAATAGCTGA